One window from the genome of [Clostridium] celerecrescens 18A encodes:
- a CDS encoding SH3 domain-containing protein codes for MGTTDNSFLLRIQQGQRETERLMSQKQYNMAMIKARQTLEYMVNYLGERALIVEGDLADSIDQLFEGRFISQAAKDHYHRIRVLGNKAVHEGDDSPYDANEAFQLLSQEVNTFANSHNRGSQGGPPINKRPADVRTMSSNPRNNPSRSSAPRNEFQGTGNQRSSGARTAPLRTQEHTGGAGRTGTRPDGARPGQRPAQKNASRGGQRPASYSRSRRRSKKKGFDPYELLKPALIFLVLLVLVLIIVKLIPGKNSKKDPTTAETTVEVTTEAMTSAETSAEPTEPETEAPKIYTTKSKLNVRSEPSTDGAKLGSLASGTVVEYVKTYDDKWTVIMFEGTEAYVATEFLTESESETGTGTGESTSAAENTATTAATP; via the coding sequence ATGGGAACTACAGACAACAGTTTCTTGCTAAGAATCCAGCAGGGTCAAAGGGAAACGGAAAGGCTCATGAGCCAGAAGCAGTATAACATGGCTATGATCAAAGCCCGGCAAACCCTGGAATATATGGTAAATTATCTTGGAGAAAGGGCTCTGATTGTGGAAGGCGATCTGGCGGACAGCATAGACCAGCTATTTGAAGGACGCTTTATTTCTCAGGCTGCCAAGGACCACTATCACAGGATCCGCGTGCTGGGAAACAAGGCAGTTCACGAAGGGGATGACAGTCCCTATGATGCCAACGAGGCCTTCCAGCTTCTGTCTCAGGAAGTCAATACCTTTGCAAACTCTCATAATAGAGGAAGCCAGGGGGGACCCCCCATTAATAAACGTCCTGCAGACGTTAGAACCATGTCATCCAATCCCCGGAATAATCCTTCTCGAAGCAGCGCTCCAAGAAATGAATTTCAGGGAACAGGAAATCAAAGAAGCAGCGGCGCAAGAACTGCGCCTTTAAGAACCCAGGAACATACAGGCGGCGCTGGGCGCACCGGGACAAGACCGGACGGGGCAAGGCCCGGACAAAGACCGGCTCAGAAGAATGCTTCCAGAGGCGGTCAGAGGCCCGCTTCATACAGCAGAAGCAGAAGGCGTTCCAAGAAGAAAGGGTTTGATCCATACGAACTGCTGAAACCGGCCCTCATCTTTCTGGTTCTTCTTGTACTTGTCCTGATCATCGTAAAGCTGATCCCAGGAAAGAACTCAAAAAAAGACCCCACAACGGCCGAAACGACTGTTGAAGTAACTACCGAAGCCATGACAAGTGCTGAAACTTCTGCAGAACCTACGGAACCAGAGACAGAAGCGCCTAAAATTTATACCACCAAAAGCAAGCTTAATGTCCGCTCTGAGCCTTCTACCGATGGTGCGAAGCTTGGAAGCCTTGCTTCCGGTACGGTGGTGGAATACGTCAAGACTTATGACGACAAATGGACAGTTATTATGTTTGAAGGAACAGAGGCTTATGTTGCCACCGAATTCCTGACCGAATCGGAAAGTGAGACAGGAACGGGCACAGGGGAGTCTACTTCTGCTGCTGAGAATACAGCAACAACAGCCGCAACCCCGTAA
- a CDS encoding DUF4886 domain-containing protein — translation MKRSGLVKAAIGILAFLVIAFLTVFFFVSSALKDFKVQVMDFDQELNLRKPVQVKTEPTILFLGNSMTYFNDLPTVFLNLSQSGGFAAEVYELTEGSYRLEYFADETDEVGVQACDTLKNYDWDYVVLQEQSGISTMGAEEHMYPAARTLDSMIREANGESVFLMTWAYKEGFSLPLLGFEFNNTREEMQTQMAQNYMNIANELEALLAPAGIAFMRCSFDYPEIELWDEDGNHPSMAGTYLAACVLYQVLYDQSPGELSYTADLDRQTASKLQLVAAGIR, via the coding sequence ATGAAGCGTTCAGGATTAGTAAAGGCAGCAATAGGAATTTTAGCATTTTTGGTTATAGCTTTTTTGACCGTATTTTTTTTTGTCTCCAGTGCATTAAAGGATTTTAAAGTCCAGGTGATGGATTTTGACCAGGAGTTAAACCTAAGAAAACCGGTACAAGTAAAAACAGAACCGACCATTTTGTTTCTTGGTAACAGCATGACATATTTTAACGATCTTCCGACGGTATTTTTGAATTTAAGCCAGAGCGGAGGATTCGCCGCAGAGGTATATGAATTGACAGAAGGTTCGTATCGTCTTGAATATTTTGCGGATGAAACGGATGAGGTTGGGGTACAGGCGTGTGATACACTGAAAAATTATGATTGGGATTATGTGGTTTTGCAGGAGCAAAGCGGTATTTCCACAATGGGAGCAGAAGAGCATATGTATCCTGCCGCGAGGACGCTTGACAGTATGATCCGGGAAGCAAATGGCGAATCGGTGTTTCTTATGACATGGGCTTATAAAGAGGGATTTTCTTTACCGTTATTAGGTTTTGAATTCAATAATACAAGAGAAGAAATGCAGACTCAAATGGCTCAAAACTATATGAACATTGCCAATGAACTGGAGGCGCTGCTGGCACCGGCCGGTATTGCATTTATGCGGTGTTCCTTCGATTATCCGGAAATTGAACTCTGGGATGAAGACGGGAATCACCCGTCTATGGCAGGAACTTATCTGGCTGCATGTGTTTTATATCAGGTGTTATATGATCAGTCTCCTGGTGAACTTAGCTATACAGCTGATCTGGATAGGCAGACGGCTTCGAAGCTGCAGCTGGTTGCTGCGGGGATCCGATAA